From Bacillus basilensis, a single genomic window includes:
- a CDS encoding dihydrolipoamide acetyltransferase family protein, producing MAVENITMPQLGESVTEGTISKWLVNVGDHVNKYDPLAEVMTDKVNAEVPSSFTGIVKELIAGEGDTLAVGEVVCVIQVEGADEVAATAVEEKTKEEPKAEVATPEKAPKAKQPTDGKPRFSPAVLKLAGEHNVDLDLVEGTGANGRITRKDILKLVESGNIPQAGAKKEEAVAAVVEARPEAPKAAPVAQKVEAAKPVSVPTMPGDIEIPVTGVRKAIAANMLRSKHEAPHAWMMIEVDVTNLVSYRNSIKGDFKKREGFNLTFFAFFVKAVAQALKEYPQINSMWAGDKIVQKKDINLSIAVATEDELFVPVIKHADEKTIKGIAREITELAGKVRTKSLKADEMQGGTFTINNTGSFGSVQSMGIINYPQAAILQVESIVKRPVIMDNGMFGARDMVNLCLSLDHRVLDGLICGKFLGRVKEILENTSENNTSVY from the coding sequence ATGGCTGTAGAAAATATTACAATGCCTCAGCTCGGGGAGAGCGTTACAGAGGGTACAATTAGTAAATGGCTCGTTAATGTTGGCGATCACGTAAATAAGTATGATCCGCTTGCAGAAGTAATGACTGATAAAGTAAATGCTGAAGTACCATCTTCTTTTACTGGTATTGTGAAAGAGTTAATCGCTGGTGAAGGTGATACGTTAGCTGTAGGTGAAGTAGTTTGTGTGATTCAAGTAGAAGGCGCAGATGAAGTAGCAGCAACAGCTGTTGAGGAAAAAACGAAAGAAGAACCAAAGGCAGAAGTAGCTACGCCTGAAAAAGCACCGAAAGCAAAACAACCAACTGATGGAAAACCACGTTTTTCACCAGCTGTGTTAAAACTTGCGGGTGAGCATAATGTGGATTTAGATTTAGTAGAAGGTACGGGAGCAAATGGCCGTATCACTCGTAAAGATATTTTAAAGCTAGTGGAATCTGGAAATATTCCGCAAGCAGGTGCAAAGAAAGAGGAAGCGGTAGCGGCAGTAGTAGAAGCGCGTCCAGAAGCACCAAAAGCAGCGCCGGTAGCACAAAAAGTAGAAGCTGCAAAACCAGTTTCTGTACCGACAATGCCTGGCGATATCGAAATTCCAGTAACAGGTGTGCGTAAAGCAATTGCAGCGAACATGTTACGTAGTAAACACGAAGCGCCACATGCTTGGATGATGATTGAAGTAGATGTGACAAACCTTGTGTCATACCGTAATTCAATTAAAGGGGATTTCAAGAAGCGTGAAGGCTTTAACTTAACGTTCTTTGCTTTCTTCGTAAAAGCAGTGGCACAAGCGTTAAAAGAATATCCTCAAATTAATTCAATGTGGGCTGGCGATAAAATCGTTCAGAAGAAAGATATTAACCTTTCTATCGCTGTTGCAACAGAGGATGAACTATTTGTACCAGTAATTAAACACGCGGACGAGAAGACGATTAAAGGTATCGCTCGTGAAATTACAGAACTTGCAGGAAAAGTACGTACGAAATCGTTAAAAGCGGACGAAATGCAAGGCGGAACATTTACAATTAATAACACTGGATCATTCGGTTCTGTTCAATCTATGGGTATTATTAATTACCCACAAGCGGCTATTTTACAAGTTGAATCAATTGTAAAACGTCCAGTAATTATGGATAATGGTATGTTCGGTGCTCGCGATATGGTTAACTTATGTTTATCACTTGATCACCGTGTATTAGATGGCTTAATTTGTGGTAAATTCTTAGGACGTGTAAAAGAAATTTTAGAAAATACGTCAGAAAATAATACATCTGTATATTAA
- the bfmBAB gene encoding 3-methyl-2-oxobutanoate dehydrogenase subunit beta, with amino-acid sequence MAVMSYIDAITLAMREEMERDEKVFVLGEDVGKKGGVFKATHGLYDQFGEDRALDAPLAESAIAGVAIGAAMYGMRPIAEMQFADFIMPAVNQIVSEAAKIRYRSNNDWTCPVTIRAPFGGGVHGALYHSQSVEAMFANQPGLKIVIPSTPYDAKGLLKAAIRDEDPVLFFEHKRAYRLIKGEVPEDDYVLPIGKADVKREGDDITVITYGLCVHFALQAAEKLAQDGISAHILDLRTVYPLDKEAIIEAASKTGKVLLVTEDNKEGSIISEVAAIIAENCLFDLDAPIARLAGPDVPAMPYAPTMEKFFMVNPDKVEKAMRELAEF; translated from the coding sequence ATGGCTGTAATGTCTTATATTGATGCTATTACATTAGCAATGCGCGAAGAAATGGAACGCGATGAGAAAGTATTCGTTTTAGGAGAAGATGTTGGTAAAAAAGGTGGCGTGTTTAAAGCGACACACGGTTTGTATGATCAATTTGGTGAAGATCGTGCGCTTGATGCACCGCTTGCAGAATCTGCAATCGCTGGGGTAGCAATTGGTGCTGCAATGTATGGTATGCGTCCAATCGCTGAAATGCAGTTTGCTGATTTTATCATGCCAGCAGTAAACCAAATTGTTTCTGAGGCAGCAAAAATTCGTTATCGTTCTAACAACGATTGGACTTGTCCAGTTACAATTCGTGCACCATTTGGCGGAGGCGTTCACGGTGCATTGTATCATTCACAATCTGTAGAAGCGATGTTTGCAAACCAACCAGGTTTAAAAATTGTTATCCCTTCTACACCATATGATGCAAAAGGCTTACTAAAAGCTGCCATTCGTGATGAAGATCCAGTATTATTCTTTGAACATAAACGTGCATATCGCTTAATTAAAGGTGAAGTACCAGAAGATGACTACGTATTACCAATCGGAAAAGCAGATGTAAAACGCGAAGGTGATGATATTACTGTTATCACATACGGATTATGTGTTCATTTTGCTCTTCAAGCAGCTGAAAAGTTAGCACAGGACGGCATCTCTGCACACATTCTTGATTTACGTACTGTATATCCATTAGATAAAGAAGCAATCATTGAAGCTGCTTCTAAAACAGGTAAAGTTCTTCTTGTAACAGAAGACAATAAAGAAGGAAGTATTATAAGTGAAGTGGCAGCAATTATTGCTGAAAACTGTCTGTTTGATTTAGATGCGCCAATCGCACGTCTTGCAGGTCCAGACGTTCCAGCAATGCCATATGCACCAACAATGGAAAAATTCTTTATGGTAAATCCAGATAAAGTTGAAAAAGCAATGCGTGAACTTGCGGAATTTTAA
- the bfmBAA gene encoding 3-methyl-2-oxobutanoate dehydrogenase subunit alpha — translation MAEVKEKRHEELGLSDEQVLEMFRTMLLARKIDERMWLLNRAGKIPFVISCQGQEAAQVGAAFALDREKDYALPYYRDMGVVLAFGMTAKELMLSAFAKAGDPNSGGRQMPGHFGQKKNRIVTGSSPVTTQVPHAVGIALAGKMEKKDLVTFVTFGEGSSNQGDFHEGANFAGVHKLPVIFMCENNKYAISIPVEKQLACKNVADRAIGYGMPGYTIDGNDPLAVYKAVKEAADRGRRGEGPTLIETVSYRLTAHSSDDDDRVYRDKEEVEEAKKKDSIITFAAYLKEAGVLTEESEKQMLDEIMHIVNEATEYAENAPYAAPEDALKHVYAE, via the coding sequence ATGGCAGAAGTAAAAGAAAAGCGCCATGAAGAGCTTGGCTTAAGTGATGAGCAAGTATTAGAAATGTTCCGTACGATGTTACTTGCACGTAAAATTGACGAACGTATGTGGTTATTAAACCGTGCTGGTAAAATTCCATTCGTAATTTCTTGTCAAGGACAAGAGGCTGCACAAGTTGGGGCAGCGTTCGCTCTTGATAGAGAAAAAGATTATGCATTACCATACTACCGTGATATGGGTGTTGTACTAGCGTTTGGTATGACAGCTAAAGAACTTATGTTGTCTGCTTTCGCGAAAGCTGGAGATCCAAACTCTGGTGGTCGTCAAATGCCTGGTCACTTCGGTCAAAAGAAAAATCGTATTGTTACAGGTTCATCTCCAGTAACAACGCAAGTACCACATGCAGTTGGTATTGCACTAGCTGGAAAAATGGAGAAGAAAGATTTAGTAACGTTTGTTACATTCGGAGAAGGTTCTTCAAACCAAGGTGACTTCCATGAAGGAGCAAACTTTGCTGGTGTACACAAACTACCTGTTATTTTCATGTGTGAAAATAATAAATATGCAATCTCTATTCCGGTTGAAAAACAATTAGCATGTAAAAACGTAGCAGATCGTGCAATTGGTTACGGTATGCCTGGATATACAATAGACGGAAACGATCCGCTTGCAGTGTATAAAGCTGTGAAAGAAGCGGCAGATCGCGGTCGTCGTGGTGAAGGCCCGACTTTAATTGAAACAGTATCATATCGTTTAACAGCACATTCTAGTGACGATGATGATCGTGTTTATCGTGATAAAGAAGAAGTAGAAGAAGCGAAGAAAAAAGATTCAATTATAACATTTGCAGCTTATTTAAAAGAAGCTGGTGTGTTAACTGAGGAATCTGAAAAACAAATGTTAGACGAAATTATGCATATCGTAAATGAAGCAACAGAATATGCAGAAAATGCTCCGTATGCAGCACCTGAAGATGCATTGAAGCACGTATACGCAGAATAG
- the lpdA gene encoding dihydrolipoyl dehydrogenase, producing the protein MAREYDLVIVGGGTGGYVAAIRASQLGLKTALVEKENLGGTCLHKGCIPSKALLRSAEVYATAKKGEEFGVIASNVELNFAKVQERKEKIVTQLHKGVQHLMKQGKIDVFEGIGRILGPSIFSPMPGTISVELASGEENEMLIPKNVLVATGSRPNSLPGLELDGEYVMSSDHALKMETLPSSIIIVGGGVIGIEWASMLADFGVEVTVLEYAKTILPLEDQDVSKEMQRLFKKKGIKVVTGAKVLPETLVKDNGVTIQAEHNGENKEFKAEKMLVSVGRQANTQNIGLENTDIVVEKGYIQTNEFYQTKESHIYAIGDVIGGLQLAHVASHEGIVAVEHIAGKEVTPIDYSMVSKCVYSSPEVASVGLTEQEAKEKGYKLKVGKFSFRAIGKALVYGESDGFVKLVVDEETNDILGVHMIGPHVTDMISEAGLARVLDATPWEVAHTIHPHPSLSEAIGEAALAVDGKALHA; encoded by the coding sequence ATGGCAAGAGAATATGATTTAGTCATCGTTGGCGGTGGTACAGGTGGATATGTTGCTGCTATTCGCGCATCACAACTAGGATTAAAAACAGCACTTGTTGAAAAAGAAAATCTTGGTGGTACTTGTTTACACAAAGGATGTATTCCTAGTAAAGCTCTTTTACGTAGTGCAGAAGTATACGCAACTGCTAAAAAAGGAGAAGAGTTCGGAGTTATTGCAAGTAATGTAGAACTAAACTTTGCTAAAGTACAAGAGCGCAAAGAAAAGATTGTAACGCAGCTTCATAAAGGCGTTCAGCATTTAATGAAACAAGGTAAAATTGATGTGTTTGAAGGTATTGGCCGTATTCTTGGCCCATCTATTTTCTCTCCAATGCCAGGTACAATTTCAGTTGAACTTGCAAGTGGAGAAGAAAATGAAATGTTAATTCCAAAAAATGTACTTGTTGCAACAGGTTCTCGTCCAAATTCATTACCAGGTTTAGAGTTAGACGGAGAGTACGTAATGTCTTCCGATCACGCTCTAAAAATGGAAACGCTTCCTAGTTCGATTATTATCGTTGGTGGCGGTGTAATCGGTATTGAGTGGGCGTCTATGCTTGCTGACTTCGGTGTAGAAGTTACAGTGTTAGAGTATGCGAAAACGATATTACCACTAGAGGATCAGGACGTTTCAAAAGAAATGCAACGTCTATTCAAGAAAAAAGGTATTAAAGTGGTAACTGGTGCAAAAGTATTACCAGAAACATTGGTAAAAGATAATGGAGTAACAATTCAAGCTGAACATAACGGTGAGAATAAAGAATTTAAAGCAGAAAAAATGCTTGTATCTGTAGGAAGACAAGCTAATACGCAAAATATTGGTTTAGAGAATACAGATATCGTTGTGGAAAAAGGATACATTCAAACAAATGAGTTTTATCAAACGAAAGAATCTCATATTTACGCAATTGGAGATGTAATCGGTGGCTTACAGCTTGCTCACGTTGCTTCTCATGAAGGAATTGTTGCAGTAGAACATATTGCTGGTAAAGAAGTTACACCAATCGATTATTCTATGGTATCAAAATGCGTATATAGCAGTCCAGAAGTTGCTTCTGTTGGTTTAACAGAACAAGAAGCGAAAGAAAAAGGCTATAAGTTAAAAGTAGGTAAGTTCTCATTCCGTGCAATCGGAAAAGCACTTGTATACGGAGAATCTGATGGATTTGTAAAACTTGTAGTTGATGAAGAAACAAATGACATTCTTGGTGTTCATATGATTGGACCACATGTAACAGATATGATTTCTGAAGCTGGTCTTGCAAGAGTACTTGATGCAACACCTTGGGAAGTAGCACATACAATTCATCCGCATCCATCATTATCTGAGGCGATTGGTGAAGCAGCATTAGCTGTAGATGGAAAAGCGTTACACGCATAA
- the buk gene encoding butyrate kinase — MSVNRILVINPGSTSTKIGVFDNERPVLEETIRHDVEQIGKYKRIIDQYEFRKETILEVLHSHGINISKLNAVCGRGGLLRPIEGGTYTVNDAMLEDLKNGFSGHHASNLGGILAYEIASGLNIPAFIVDPVVVDEMEPIARISGIAGMERKSIFHALNQKAVARKVADQLNHKYEDLNLLVTHMGGGITVGAHKKGKVIDVNNGLNGEGPFSPERAGTVPVGQLVEMCFSGEYYRDEMVKQLVGQGGLVSLIGTNDAIKVEQMVEKGDPEATLIYKAMAYQVAKEIGGASAVLHGKIDAIVLTGGLAYSKILVDEIKERVDWIADVIVHPGEDELEALAEGALRVLREEEAPKEYVVREKQTVARG, encoded by the coding sequence TTGTCTGTAAATCGAATTCTTGTTATTAACCCAGGTAGTACATCCACAAAAATTGGTGTTTTTGATAATGAAAGACCTGTTCTAGAAGAAACGATTCGTCATGACGTAGAACAGATTGGAAAATATAAGCGAATTATTGACCAATATGAGTTTCGTAAAGAAACGATTTTAGAAGTTCTACATTCTCATGGTATTAACATTTCAAAATTAAACGCTGTTTGTGGGCGTGGTGGATTACTTCGTCCAATCGAAGGCGGTACGTATACAGTAAACGATGCGATGTTAGAAGATTTAAAAAATGGGTTTAGTGGTCATCACGCTTCAAACCTAGGAGGCATTTTAGCCTATGAAATTGCTTCTGGATTAAATATTCCTGCATTCATTGTGGACCCTGTCGTTGTAGATGAGATGGAGCCAATTGCTCGTATCAGCGGTATTGCTGGTATGGAACGCAAAAGTATCTTCCATGCATTAAATCAAAAAGCGGTTGCTCGTAAAGTAGCTGATCAATTAAATCACAAATACGAGGATTTAAATTTATTAGTTACACATATGGGCGGCGGTATTACAGTTGGTGCTCATAAAAAAGGAAAAGTTATCGATGTAAATAATGGCTTAAACGGAGAAGGACCATTTAGCCCAGAGCGTGCTGGTACAGTACCAGTAGGACAGCTAGTTGAAATGTGTTTCTCTGGTGAGTATTACCGAGACGAAATGGTGAAACAGCTTGTCGGACAAGGTGGACTTGTAAGTCTAATCGGTACAAATGATGCGATTAAAGTAGAACAAATGGTTGAAAAAGGTGATCCTGAAGCAACTCTTATTTATAAAGCAATGGCATATCAAGTTGCGAAAGAAATTGGCGGAGCTAGTGCTGTGCTTCACGGGAAAATCGATGCAATCGTATTAACTGGTGGACTTGCGTACAGTAAAATTCTTGTTGATGAAATAAAAGAACGAGTGGACTGGATTGCAGATGTTATCGTACATCCAGGGGAAGATGAGTTAGAAGCGTTAGCAGAAGGGGCACTTCGTGTATTACGTGAAGAAGAAGCGCCGAAAGAGTATGTTGTAAGAGAAAAACAAACAGTAGCTAGGGGTTGA
- a CDS encoding Glu/Leu/Phe/Val dehydrogenase — translation MTLEIFEYLEKYDYEQVVFCQDKESGLKAIIAIHDTTLGPALGGTRMWTYDSEEAAIEDALRLAKGMTYKNAAAGLNLGGAKTVIIGDPRKDKSEAMFRALGRYIQGLNGRYITAEDVGTTVDDMDIIHEETDFVTGISPSFGSSGNPSPVTAYGVYRGMKAAAKEAFGTDNLEGKVIAVQGVGNVAYHLCKHLHAEGAKLIVTDINKEAVQRAVEEFGAAAVEPNEIYGVECDVYAPCALGATVNDETISQLKAKVIAGSANNQLKEDRHGDIIHEMGIVYAPDYVINAGGVINVADELYGYNRERALKRVESIYDTIAKVIEISKRDGIPTYVAADRLAEERIASLKNSRSTYLRNGHDIISRR, via the coding sequence ATGACATTAGAAATCTTCGAATACTTAGAAAAATATGATTATGAGCAAGTAGTATTTTGTCAAGATAAAGAATCTGGTTTAAAAGCAATTATTGCAATTCATGATACAACACTTGGACCAGCTCTTGGTGGAACAAGAATGTGGACATATGATTCTGAAGAAGCGGCGATTGAAGATGCATTGCGTCTTGCAAAAGGGATGACATACAAAAACGCAGCAGCTGGTCTAAACTTAGGTGGTGCGAAAACAGTAATTATCGGTGACCCACGTAAAGATAAGAGCGAAGCGATGTTCCGTGCATTAGGACGCTATATTCAAGGGCTAAACGGACGTTATATTACAGCTGAAGATGTTGGTACAACAGTAGATGATATGGATATTATCCACGAAGAAACTGACTTTGTAACAGGTATTTCACCATCATTCGGTTCTTCTGGTAACCCATCTCCAGTAACTGCATACGGTGTTTACCGTGGTATGAAAGCAGCTGCGAAAGAGGCTTTCGGTACTGATAATTTAGAAGGAAAAGTAATTGCTGTTCAAGGTGTTGGTAATGTAGCATACCACCTATGCAAACATTTACACGCTGAAGGAGCAAAATTAATCGTTACAGATATAAATAAAGAAGCTGTACAACGTGCAGTAGAAGAGTTTGGTGCGGCAGCAGTTGAACCAAATGAAATTTACGGTGTTGAATGTGATGTTTACGCACCATGTGCATTAGGTGCAACAGTTAATGATGAAACTATTTCACAACTTAAAGCAAAAGTAATCGCAGGTTCTGCAAATAACCAATTAAAAGAAGATCGTCACGGTGACATCATTCATGAAATGGGTATTGTATACGCACCAGACTATGTTATTAATGCAGGTGGCGTAATTAACGTAGCAGACGAATTATATGGATACAATAGAGAACGTGCACTAAAACGTGTTGAGTCTATCTATGACACAATTGCAAAAGTAATCGAAATTTCAAAACGTGATGGCATACCAACTTATGTAGCAGCAGATCGTCTAGCTGAAGAGCGCATTGCAAGCTTGAAAAACTCTCGTAGCACATACTTACGCAACGGTCATGACATTATTAGCCGTCGCTAA
- the yqiS gene encoding phosphate butyryltransferase, protein MKLEHLIDQAAGQPKKTVAVAVAEDHEVIEAVAKAITLQLAQFRLYGNQEKIMGMLQEHGLQTSEHIEVIAAASSAEAAELSVKAVRNGEADVLMKGNIPTANILKAVLNKEWGLRKGSVLSHVAAFEVPNYNRLIFVTDAAMNIAPDVTQKAAIIQNTVEVARAIGMDLPKVAPIAAVEVVNPAMQATIDAAMLTQMNRRGQIKNCVVDGPLALDNAVSQIAAEHKGIVSDVAGKADILLVPTIEAGNVLYKSLVYFADAKVGAMIAGAKAPIVLTSRADSAETKVYSLALAVATASK, encoded by the coding sequence ATGAAGTTAGAACACTTAATTGATCAAGCGGCAGGCCAGCCTAAAAAAACGGTGGCTGTAGCAGTAGCTGAAGATCATGAAGTAATTGAAGCTGTAGCGAAGGCAATTACATTACAGCTAGCTCAATTTCGTCTATATGGAAATCAAGAGAAAATAATGGGGATGCTACAAGAACATGGTTTACAAACTTCAGAACATATTGAAGTGATTGCAGCAGCATCAAGTGCTGAGGCTGCAGAACTTTCTGTTAAAGCTGTAAGAAATGGCGAAGCAGATGTGCTTATGAAGGGGAACATCCCAACAGCAAATATTTTGAAAGCTGTATTAAATAAAGAGTGGGGACTTCGTAAAGGTAGTGTACTTTCACACGTTGCAGCATTTGAAGTTCCAAATTACAATCGTCTGATTTTTGTTACAGATGCAGCGATGAACATTGCACCTGATGTAACACAAAAAGCTGCTATTATACAGAATACTGTAGAAGTTGCCCGGGCAATAGGAATGGATTTGCCAAAGGTAGCGCCAATTGCAGCGGTAGAGGTTGTGAATCCTGCGATGCAAGCAACAATTGATGCAGCGATGTTAACTCAAATGAATCGTCGCGGACAAATTAAAAATTGTGTCGTTGATGGACCACTTGCTTTAGATAATGCAGTATCACAAATTGCAGCAGAACATAAAGGCATAGTAAGTGATGTAGCAGGTAAGGCAGACATTTTACTCGTCCCAACGATTGAAGCTGGAAATGTGCTATACAAATCACTCGTATACTTTGCGGATGCAAAAGTAGGAGCAATGATTGCTGGCGCAAAAGCACCGATTGTTTTAACATCTCGTGCTGATTCAGCAGAAACAAAAGTATATTCATTAGCATTGGCAGTTGCGACTGCTTCAAAATAA
- a CDS encoding sigma-54-dependent Fis family transcriptional regulator yields the protein MKQKVLIVGAGEGGSTLLNLLQSSNIFQIIGIIDINPIAKGLQMAKEYGVTIGESVTPFLSMRIDVMFDMTGDDDLHKELLKKKHKDTLLIPGDIAKIVTRLAHEKEDLIGKLEEQTQQGDLILNSTHDGMIVIDREGQVRLFNKSAERIIGYKKEDAVGKYILEVIPTSKLLRIIRTKQIEVNYELTLENEKKIITTRIPILKEGGEVQGAFAIFKDITEVVDLAEEVTDLKEIQTLLEAIINSSEEAISVVDEKGRGLVINPAYTKLTGLTEEDIIGKPATTDIVEGESMHMKVLRTRRAVRGIHMKIGQKKRDVIVNVAPVIVDGILKGSVGVIRDVSEIQKLTNELNRARQIIRTLEAKYSFEDIVGNSDETTAAIEQAKLGANTPATVLLRGESGTGKELFAHAIHNGSNRKYNKFVRVNCAAISETLLESELFGYEEGAFSGAKRGGKRGFFEEANNGSIFLDEIGELSANTQAKLLRVLQEKEIVKVGGTKAIPINVRVIAATHVNLEKAILEGEFREDLYYRLNKIPIQIPSLRQRKGDIPAIAERLIQKINQDYGRNIEGLTDSAISYLQSYEWPGNVRELENILGRAIIFMNYNETYIDVHHLPPLHNEEQVESKQTHLLPELEEKPLEHLVTEFEGNIIHEYLERFGGNKTQTARALGISVRNLYYKLEKYECAKNSVQ from the coding sequence ATGAAACAAAAAGTTTTAATTGTTGGTGCAGGTGAAGGTGGCAGTACACTGCTGAATCTGTTGCAAAGTTCGAATATATTTCAAATTATAGGGATTATTGATATAAATCCGATAGCAAAAGGATTGCAAATGGCTAAGGAATACGGGGTTACAATTGGAGAGAGTGTAACGCCGTTTCTTTCTATGCGCATTGATGTAATGTTTGATATGACAGGTGATGATGATTTACATAAAGAGTTATTAAAGAAAAAGCATAAAGATACTCTTCTTATACCAGGTGATATTGCGAAAATTGTTACGAGATTAGCACATGAGAAGGAAGATTTAATTGGAAAGTTAGAAGAACAGACGCAGCAAGGGGATTTAATTTTAAATTCTACGCATGACGGTATGATTGTGATCGATCGAGAGGGACAAGTTCGCCTATTTAATAAAAGTGCAGAGCGTATTATCGGGTATAAAAAGGAAGATGCGGTGGGGAAATATATTTTAGAAGTTATTCCGACTAGTAAGTTGCTTCGTATTATACGTACGAAACAAATAGAAGTGAATTATGAACTGACGTTAGAAAATGAAAAGAAAATTATTACAACCCGTATTCCGATATTAAAAGAGGGAGGCGAGGTGCAAGGGGCATTTGCGATTTTTAAAGATATAACAGAAGTGGTAGACCTTGCAGAAGAAGTTACGGATTTAAAAGAGATTCAAACGTTACTTGAGGCGATTATCAACTCCTCTGAGGAAGCAATTTCGGTCGTGGATGAAAAAGGAAGAGGGTTAGTAATTAATCCTGCGTATACGAAATTAACAGGTTTAACAGAAGAAGACATTATTGGGAAACCAGCTACAACCGATATTGTAGAAGGTGAAAGTATGCATATGAAAGTACTTCGAACACGTAGGGCGGTACGCGGCATACATATGAAGATTGGGCAGAAAAAGCGAGATGTAATTGTAAACGTAGCGCCAGTTATTGTTGATGGAATATTGAAAGGAAGCGTCGGTGTAATTCGTGACGTATCAGAAATTCAAAAGTTAACAAATGAATTGAATAGAGCAAGGCAAATTATTCGAACGTTAGAAGCGAAATATTCATTTGAGGATATTGTCGGAAATTCAGATGAAACAACGGCTGCTATTGAACAGGCGAAACTTGGGGCGAATACACCAGCAACAGTATTACTACGCGGAGAGTCAGGGACAGGTAAAGAATTATTTGCGCATGCCATCCATAATGGAAGTAATCGAAAATATAATAAGTTCGTTCGTGTAAACTGTGCGGCTATTTCGGAGACGTTGTTAGAAAGTGAATTATTCGGTTATGAGGAAGGTGCATTTTCTGGAGCGAAAAGAGGCGGGAAGCGTGGATTCTTTGAGGAAGCGAACAACGGCAGTATCTTTTTAGATGAAATAGGAGAATTGTCTGCAAATACACAAGCGAAACTCCTTCGCGTGTTGCAAGAAAAAGAGATTGTAAAAGTTGGTGGGACGAAAGCAATCCCGATAAATGTTAGGGTAATTGCGGCGACACATGTGAATTTAGAAAAGGCCATTCTAGAAGGAGAGTTTAGGGAGGATTTATATTATCGGTTAAATAAAATTCCAATTCAAATTCCATCTCTTCGTCAGCGTAAAGGGGATATACCGGCAATCGCAGAAAGATTAATTCAAAAAATAAACCAAGATTATGGCCGAAATATAGAGGGGCTCACTGATTCGGCTATTTCATATTTACAATCATATGAATGGCCAGGGAATGTGAGGGAACTTGAAAATATTTTGGGGAGAGCTATTATCTTTATGAATTATAACGAGACCTATATTGATGTACACCATTTACCACCATTACATAACGAAGAGCAGGTGGAGTCAAAGCAAACTCATTTATTACCTGAGTTAGAAGAAAAGCCACTAGAACATTTAGTAACAGAGTTTGAAGGGAATATCATTCATGAATATTTAGAGAGGTTTGGTGGAAATAAAACGCAAACTGCAAGAGCGTTAGGAATTTCGGTTCGAAATTTATATTACAAACTGGAAAAGTATGAGTGTGCAAAAAATAGCGTGCAATAA
- a CDS encoding DUF2627 domain-containing protein has protein sequence MQRYLALLLALIPISLAVFGIKLMRDTVFGILFPPLSILWLQFLIGALCFALGFYIFGGFVLHRDRKRNKVQARFRR, from the coding sequence ATGCAGCGTTACCTTGCTCTATTATTAGCACTCATCCCTATTTCATTAGCTGTGTTTGGCATTAAGTTAATGAGAGATACTGTGTTCGGGATTCTATTTCCTCCACTCTCTATACTATGGTTACAATTTTTAATCGGCGCTCTCTGCTTCGCGCTCGGGTTTTATATTTTTGGTGGCTTCGTCTTACACCGAGATCGTAAACGAAATAAAGTACAAGCTCGCTTTAGAAGATAG